From the Magnetococcales bacterium genome, the window AGGCTCAACAGGGTGTGGTTGATGGTGCCCAACGCCGTGCGGGCCACCAAGGCCACCGGCAGCCCCAGATGTCGCATCAGATCGACCATGAAATCGTGGTCGTTGAGCGGCACCAGCACCCCTCCCGCCCCTTCCACCACCAAAGGCCGCACACTCTGCGGCAGTACGAAATCACTCAGCCGAATGGTGATCCCCTCCCGCGCCGCCGCTTCGTGGGGCGAACGGGGCAAGTTCAGGCGATAGCGTTCCGGGTGAATGCGCTCCCCTGCCACTCCCGCCAGCCTGGCCACCCGCTCCCCATCCCCTTCCCCATCCTCAAGGCCACACTGCACCGGCTTCCAGTAATCCCCGTCCAGCTCCCTCACCAACCAGGCAGCGGCCACACTCTTGCCGACGCCGGTATCGGTACCCGTGACGAAACAACCGGAAGCAAGCCGCTCCATCTCAGCGCGGTGCCAGCCGGATCATCAACTTGGCCTCCCGCAAGCGGTTGCCCAAGACCTCCAGATCGTGACGCACCTTCTCCAACTCGCCGAAAGCCGCCTTCAAGGCCTCCTGCTCCTGCTCCAGGGCATGCTGCAGATTGGCCACCTCCTCCCGCTGCCCCTTGGCCAGATCATCCACGCTGCGCTTGGCCTCCAGATAGGCCTGACGCTCCTTTTCCGTGGAAACATCCGGATACTCCAGGGAGTGGGCCTGGGCCTGACGATAGCGATCCCGGGTCTGTTTCATGGGGGTTTCCAGCACATCCAGGGTGTGCCGGGCATCGGACAGCCGCTTCTCCAGTCCGGTGGAGGAGAGCTTCAACTTCTCGGTGCGCACCCCCTGAACCTGATAAACCTCCTCCATGGAGGTAAGCTGGGCCTGCAGCTCATGAACCAGCGTCGTCGGCTGCACCGTCCCCGCCCAGGAGGATCCGGAGAGAAAAAGCGTCAACAAAACGCCACCCAAAACGCGAACCATGGCTCATTTCCTTGCATCGAAGAAGACGGACGCCCCGCAGAGGGACCATTTGCCGATTCCGCAGCAAATGCTATACCATATCGACAAACTGAAACGATCCATCCAGCCTTGCCACGAGGCCGCCATGACTCCGGAACCCGCCGACGCCTCCCCACCCCCCTACGAAGAGGGTTTTCTCCTCGCGCTGCTGATTCTGGCCTCCGGCTCCCTGATCTGGCTGTTCCGTCCCTTTCTGCCCGGACTCTTTCTGGGGGCGCTGCTCGCTTCCGCCACCTACCCTCTCTACGAACGCCTCTGCCGCTGGCTGCCGCATCGTCCCCAGCACGCCGCCCTGCTGATGACCCTCGGCGTTCTGGCCATGGTCATCTCCCCGTTGAGCTATCTGGTGATGACCGCCGGCCTGTGGGCCGCCTGGGCCGTCGGCCAGTTCAAGGGCTGGATCGGCGCCCTGGGGGATGCCAACCATCTAATCACCCTGGGACACAAGGTTCTGGCCGTGTTGCCCCTGCCCCGTGAAGCGCAGAACCGCCTGCTGGAAACCCTCGGCCAGCATCGCAACGCCCTCGGGGAACACGGCGCCCAATGGCTGCTCTCCCTTTTTACCAGCATCACCGACAACGGCATCGCCCTGCTCGCCTCCCTGGCCCTGATGGCCCTGTCGCTTTTTTTCTTCTACCGCGACGGACCGGCCATCCTGCAGCGCATCAAGGTACTGACCCCCCTGCCGAACGAATACGACACCCTGATTTTCGACCGTTTCAGCGCCTTGGCCACGGTTCTGGTCCTCAGCACCACCGGCATCGCCCTGCTGCAAGGCACCGCCCTGGC encodes:
- the bioD gene encoding dethiobiotin synthase, whose protein sequence is MERLASGCFVTGTDTGVGKSVAAAWLVRELDGDYWKPVQCGLEDGEGDGERVARLAGVAGERIHPERYRLNLPRSPHEAAAREGITIRLSDFVLPQSVRPLVVEGAGGVLVPLNDHDFMVDLMRHLGLPVALVARTALGTINHTLLSLEALRRRGVEVAGVILNGDPDVDNRAAICRYGQVEVLGEIPVLPFNI
- a CDS encoding AI-2E family transporter, with the protein product MTPEPADASPPPYEEGFLLALLILASGSLIWLFRPFLPGLFLGALLASATYPLYERLCRWLPHRPQHAALLMTLGVLAMVISPLSYLVMTAGLWAAWAVGQFKGWIGALGDANHLITLGHKVLAVLPLPREAQNRLLETLGQHRNALGEHGAQWLLSLFTSITDNGIALLASLALMALSLFFFYRDGPAILQRIKVLTPLPNEYDTLIFDRFSALATVLVLSTTGIALLQGTALALAAAFLDLPWFFLGVAVAVSSFVPVVGAFLVWGPTALYLALNGHPLAALFIAVWGAVVIGFTIDNILRPLLIQWLCRLLPNAGGDLAVLEHTLLTMLSTFGGVLAFGITGLFFGPMIAAMAISVFDLYELRHGHLLDRS